From a single Raphanus sativus cultivar WK10039 chromosome 3, ASM80110v3, whole genome shotgun sequence genomic region:
- the LOC108844424 gene encoding formin-like protein 20 produces the protein MDYDFRNKSGPSYGRPMYPSPSPSSMYTGPPGYPKIGGGQPFFPPPPERTPSFQHNPSSSGLGIKVTLKPDYRITPPPPLLPRVGDVPRSSFQFDFGLERKVLAEAEKDNPDWSKFGSDHPPPPPPPANFSQPPPANFAQPPPAHSMGVDPVVMKYAGLNREAVNIAVANYGDNPTKVHEFANGFSAIREMGFPTNAVADALFMFENDTEKALSHLLHGSS, from the exons ATGGATTACGACTTCAGAAACAAGTCAGGTCCCTCCTACGGCCGTCCTATGTACccatctccttctccatcaTCTATGTACACCGGTCCTCCCGGATACCCAAAGATCGGTGGCGGCCAACCGTTTTTCCCTCCGCCGCCGGAGAGAACCCCGTCGTTTCAACACAACCCCTCTTCAT CTGGATTAGGAATCAAGGTGACTCTCAAGCCTGACTATCGTATCACTCCTCCG CCTCCGTTGTTGCCTCGAGTTGGAGATGTTCCTAGGAGCAGCTTTCAGTTCGATTTCGGACTAGAAAGGAAGGTTCTTGCTGAGGCGGAGAAGGATAACCCTGATTGGAGCAAGTTTGGGTCCgaccatcctcctcctcctcctccaccggcGAACTTTTCACAACCGCCGCCGGCTAATTTTGCACAACCACCACCGGCACATTCAATG GGTGTAGATCCTGTAGTGATGAAATATGCTGGGCTAAACCGAGAAGCTGTCAACATCGCTGTTGCAAACTATGGTGATAATCCCACAAAG GTTCATGAATTTGCAAATGGGTTCAGTGCGATAAGGGAGATGGGGTTCCCAACGAACGCTGTTGCAGATGCTCTCTTCATGTTCGAGAACGACACTGAGAAGGCATTGTCACATTTGCTCCATGGTTCTTCTTGA